A stretch of Microbacterium caowuchunii DNA encodes these proteins:
- a CDS encoding dihydrofolate reductase family protein produces the protein MRPLRYSINVTLDGCVDHREGIATAEGHRHAAETLAGADALLFGRVTYQMMADAWRPPASDAMPEWTRPFARTIDAAKKYVVSSTLHEVDWNAELLRGDLGAAVRRLKEQPGAGLYVGGVTLPTALAEMGLIDEYEFIVQPRVAGHGPRLFDGLSEPLDLTFVGRKDFATGAVAMRYVPTR, from the coding sequence ATGCGCCCGCTCCGTTACTCGATCAACGTCACGCTGGACGGCTGCGTCGATCACCGTGAGGGCATCGCGACCGCCGAAGGGCACCGGCATGCGGCCGAGACCCTGGCCGGTGCCGATGCACTGCTGTTCGGCAGAGTGACGTACCAGATGATGGCCGACGCCTGGCGCCCGCCCGCCTCCGACGCGATGCCGGAGTGGACCCGTCCCTTCGCGCGCACGATCGACGCGGCGAAGAAGTACGTCGTCTCGAGCACCCTGCACGAGGTGGACTGGAATGCGGAGCTGCTGCGCGGCGACCTGGGTGCGGCGGTGCGCCGGCTCAAGGAGCAGCCGGGCGCGGGGCTGTACGTCGGCGGCGTGACGCTTCCCACGGCCCTGGCGGAGATGGGCCTGATCGACGAGTACGAGTTCATCGTGCAGCCGCGGGTCGCCGGGCACGGTCCGCGGCTCTTCGACGGATTGTCGGAGCCGCTCGATCTGACGTTCGTCGGCCGGAAGGATTTCGCGACCGGTGCGGTGGCGATGCGCTACGTACCGACGCGCTAG
- a CDS encoding cyclase family protein — MSSLSEDPAELDRTDALGEVVVRAEAYRNWGRWGEDDVLGTLNFIDEPTRAAAARLVVEGRTVSLAQSFDEDGPQRGWKKRNNPVHTMTGTGLDHERNPDFNPHGIGGADDVIMMPLQCSTQWDGLGHIFDRGLAYNGRRAGDVVTTQGDGVTGIEHAAAVIVSRGVLLDMGRHLRPDTGELEDGYAITAADLDACIAAQGATSAVRRGDILLVRTGQLARARRNGWGEYAGGAAPGLSITTAGWLHRSEIAAIATDTWGFEVRPNEFDESFQPLHQIVIPNMGLTVGEMWDLEEIGRVCADRGRYEFLLSAPPLPITGAVGSPINPIAVL; from the coding sequence GTGAGCTCGCTCTCCGAAGACCCCGCCGAGCTCGACCGCACGGACGCGCTCGGCGAGGTCGTCGTCCGCGCGGAGGCCTACCGCAACTGGGGACGCTGGGGTGAGGACGACGTGCTCGGCACGCTCAACTTCATCGACGAACCCACGCGGGCGGCGGCCGCCCGGCTCGTGGTCGAGGGACGGACCGTCTCGCTCGCGCAGTCGTTCGACGAGGACGGACCGCAGCGCGGCTGGAAGAAGCGCAACAACCCGGTGCACACCATGACCGGCACGGGCCTCGACCACGAACGGAACCCGGATTTCAATCCGCACGGCATCGGCGGGGCGGACGACGTCATCATGATGCCGCTGCAGTGCTCCACCCAGTGGGACGGACTCGGGCACATCTTCGACCGGGGCCTGGCCTACAACGGGCGTCGCGCCGGAGACGTCGTCACCACTCAGGGTGACGGGGTCACCGGCATCGAGCACGCGGCCGCGGTGATCGTGTCGCGCGGCGTGCTGCTGGACATGGGTCGTCACCTGCGTCCGGACACCGGCGAGCTCGAGGACGGCTACGCCATCACGGCCGCCGACCTGGACGCGTGCATCGCGGCTCAGGGAGCCACCTCGGCGGTGCGACGCGGCGACATCCTCCTGGTCCGCACCGGCCAGCTCGCGCGGGCACGGCGCAACGGCTGGGGGGAGTACGCCGGTGGCGCCGCCCCTGGCTTGTCGATCACGACCGCCGGGTGGCTGCACCGCAGCGAGATCGCGGCGATCGCGACCGACACGTGGGGCTTCGAGGTTCGTCCGAACGAGTTCGACGAGTCGTTCCAGCCGCTCCACCAGATCGTCATCCCGAACATGGGCCTGACGGTGGGGGAGATGTGGGATCTTGAGGAGATCGGACGCGTGTGCGCCGACCGCGGACGCTACGAGTTCCTCTTGTCCGCACCCCCGTTGCCCATCACCGGGGCGGTCGGGTCACCGATCAACCCGATCGCCGTCCTGTAG
- a CDS encoding fumarylacetoacetate hydrolase family protein, with translation MRIARWTREDVVEEGFVVGDRVVAFPDGRTVAEVLRAGLPAAQELGARIPEGAGVPLAEVTLLAPLVPASVRDFAVFEEHVEGMSSDADGVSHVPEAWYRSPTFYFTNPHAIHGTGETIRPPATERLDYELEVAVVLGGEPGEDLDVATAAEHIFGYVIMNDWSARDLQAAEMMVRLGPAKGKDFATSLGPWIVTADEVADRVDSDGFLALRAEVFVNGVLIGHDLLSNMGWTFPELISYASRASRVLPADVLGSGTVGNGGCLGELWGLAGGELTPPPLVEGDVVTMRVERLGELTGVVGAKRANPHPLPPARPRPKPRARSIADLQR, from the coding sequence ATGAGGATCGCACGCTGGACACGCGAGGACGTGGTCGAAGAGGGGTTCGTCGTGGGCGACCGGGTGGTCGCCTTCCCGGACGGACGGACGGTCGCGGAGGTGCTCCGCGCCGGACTCCCGGCGGCACAGGAGCTCGGCGCCCGGATTCCGGAGGGGGCGGGAGTGCCGCTCGCCGAGGTCACGCTGCTCGCACCGCTGGTGCCCGCCTCGGTGCGGGACTTCGCGGTCTTCGAGGAGCACGTGGAGGGGATGAGCTCGGATGCGGACGGCGTCAGCCACGTCCCCGAAGCCTGGTACCGCTCGCCCACCTTCTACTTCACCAATCCGCACGCCATCCACGGGACGGGCGAGACGATCCGCCCCCCGGCCACCGAGCGGCTCGACTACGAGCTGGAGGTGGCGGTGGTGCTCGGCGGGGAGCCGGGTGAGGACCTGGACGTCGCGACGGCGGCCGAGCACATCTTCGGCTACGTGATCATGAACGACTGGTCGGCACGCGACCTGCAGGCCGCCGAGATGATGGTGCGGCTCGGACCGGCCAAGGGCAAGGATTTCGCGACGTCGCTGGGCCCGTGGATCGTGACCGCGGACGAGGTCGCGGACCGGGTGGATTCGGATGGCTTCCTCGCGCTGCGCGCCGAGGTCTTCGTCAACGGCGTGCTCATCGGCCACGACCTCCTGTCCAACATGGGCTGGACCTTCCCCGAGCTGATTTCCTACGCGTCGCGGGCGTCCCGTGTGCTCCCCGCCGACGTGCTGGGCTCAGGGACCGTCGGTAACGGCGGGTGCCTGGGCGAGCTGTGGGGTCTGGCCGGTGGCGAGCTGACGCCGCCTCCGCTGGTGGAGGGCGACGTCGTCACGATGCGCGTCGAGCGCCTCGGCGAGCTCACCGGTGTCGTGGGGGCGAAGCGGGCGAACCCGCATCCGCTTCCGCCGGCACGTCCCCGTCCGAAGCCGCGGGCACGGAGCATCGCGGACCTGCAGCGCTGA
- a CDS encoding FAD-dependent monooxygenase, whose protein sequence is MPAVRSVAVIGAGVSGLASAIRLARAGVAVDVIESQPQLTALGSGISLQSNALKAFAALGVWEDAAAAGYAFDGMVMRAPGPTAPVIARRAEGALDASGLPSAMGMPRPALARILFTHAEAAGATVRFGIRATGTQERGDRVAVLSADGEVGEYDLVIGADGLHSAVRTGLGLENGPQPTGMGIWRAFVSRPPEVETTELYYGGPAYIAGYTPTGEDSMYAFLVFDAEKHFDMPAADAAKLMIEQSRAYGGPWDTIRADLERGDAAVNYTWFTRHVLPAPWNRGRVVLIGDAAHSCPPTIAQGAAQALEDALVLTELLTEREEIDQDLWDEFHRRRVARATAVVDASVQLAEWQRDGEDHSADMPQLIGELSQRLAQAV, encoded by the coding sequence GTGCCAGCTGTCCGAAGTGTCGCCGTGATCGGCGCGGGAGTGTCCGGATTGGCTTCGGCCATCCGGCTCGCCCGAGCCGGTGTCGCCGTCGACGTGATCGAATCCCAGCCCCAGCTCACCGCGCTGGGCTCCGGGATCTCGCTGCAGAGCAACGCACTCAAGGCGTTCGCGGCCCTGGGCGTCTGGGAGGACGCTGCGGCCGCGGGCTACGCCTTCGACGGCATGGTCATGCGCGCGCCCGGCCCGACGGCGCCCGTCATCGCCCGACGCGCCGAGGGGGCGCTGGACGCCTCCGGGCTCCCGTCGGCGATGGGGATGCCGCGCCCGGCTCTCGCGCGCATCCTCTTCACGCATGCCGAGGCGGCCGGAGCGACCGTCCGATTCGGCATCCGCGCGACAGGGACGCAGGAACGGGGCGACCGCGTCGCGGTGCTCTCTGCCGACGGCGAGGTCGGTGAGTACGACCTGGTGATCGGAGCGGACGGACTGCACTCGGCCGTCCGCACGGGTCTCGGTCTCGAGAACGGTCCGCAGCCGACCGGGATGGGGATCTGGCGCGCCTTCGTCTCACGCCCGCCCGAGGTGGAGACGACCGAGCTCTACTACGGCGGTCCCGCCTACATCGCGGGGTACACCCCGACCGGCGAGGACTCGATGTACGCCTTCCTCGTGTTCGACGCGGAGAAGCACTTCGACATGCCCGCAGCCGATGCCGCGAAGCTCATGATCGAGCAGTCCCGGGCGTACGGCGGCCCCTGGGACACGATCCGCGCGGACCTCGAACGAGGGGATGCGGCGGTGAACTACACCTGGTTCACCCGTCACGTGCTGCCGGCGCCCTGGAACCGCGGCCGCGTGGTCCTGATCGGCGATGCCGCCCACTCCTGCCCGCCCACCATCGCGCAGGGTGCCGCGCAGGCGCTCGAGGACGCGCTCGTGCTCACGGAGCTCCTGACCGAGCGCGAGGAGATCGACCAGGACCTGTGGGACGAGTTCCACCGCCGGAGGGTGGCGCGGGCGACCGCGGTCGTCGACGCATCCGTCCAGCTCGCGGAGTGGCAGCGCGACGGCGAGGACCACTCGGCCGACATGCCGCAGCTGATCGGCGAGCTGTCCCAGCGACTGGCTCAGGCCGTCTGA